ATAAAAAAAAGGGGATTTTAAAAAGAGGAGTGGAGATTTAATATCTTCATTTTTTTTTCTTTTATTTTAATTCTTTTTTTTAACTAATTTTTTTTTATTAATTTAATAATAATTTATTTTTAATTAACTATTTTTTTCTTAGTATAATGATACTTTTGACACTCCATCTATTTTTATTAGGTGATTTATTAGTTTTCCTTCTACTGGTTTGTCTGTTATTATCATTATGTGTGGTATTGGATCTATTTCTGGATCACTTACATATGCTTGTCTTATACTTACTTTTTCATCTGCTAGTATTTTTGTTACCTCACTTAGTATTCCTGATTTTTTTCCTTGTCCTTCTATTTCTATTACTCCAAGTCTTAATTCTGATGCTATGTTTGATAATAGTGGTCCTGATGGTTTTAGGTTTTGGAATATATTTTGTAGCTGTTCATCGTTTTGTATGTTTTTTATTGTTGATACTACTACTCGTCTGTCTGTTTTTAGTGTTTTTGCTAGTGATGATACGTTTATTTCTACATCATCACAGTATATTTTATCATTTTCTACTTTTAATCCTAGTTGAAGTAGTTTTTTTACTACTTTTTGTTGGGATGGGTATTTGTCGAATTTTTCTATTAGTTTTGCCCACATAAGTCTTTTTCCTTTTATTTAGTTATTTTTCATAATTTCGTTTATTGTTATTATATTATGTTTATTGTTATTATATTATGTTTAATGTTTAATATATATTATTAATGTATAAATTTATACACTAAAGTTTTATATACTACATTAATGTAAATATATTAAATAGACACAAAAAATGAGATGATAAAAAATGAATAAGAGTGAATGTTTTTGGCAACCTTAAAAGCCTAATTAAAAAACCAACAACAAAAAAGATCGCAATAGACGATCCATTTAAATTATTTAAAAACTTATACTACAACTACAAAGATACATTCTTACTTGA
The genomic region above belongs to Methanosphaera sp. and contains:
- a CDS encoding amino acid-binding protein, with the translated sequence MWAKLIEKFDKYPSQQKVVKKLLQLGLKVENDKIYCDDVEINVSSLAKTLKTDRRVVVSTIKNIQNDEQLQNIFQNLKPSGPLLSNIASELRLGVIEIEGQGKKSGILSEVTKILADEKVSIRQAYVSDPEIDPIPHIMIITDKPVEGKLINHLIKIDGVSKVSLY